The Actinotalea sp. JY-7876 sequence GCGGTGACGAGGCCGCAGTCGCGCAGGCACGCCAGGTGCTGGGAGACGGTCGACTGGGCGAGCCCGAGGTGGGCGGTCAGGTCGACGACGCGGTGCTCGCCCAGCGCGAGGTGGCGCAGGATGGCGAGGCGCGACGGGTCTGCGAGCCCGCGGAACAGGCACGAGGCGGCGTCGAGCCCGGCGTCGTCGGCCCTGCCGAGGCCATCCGTGCCTGCATCGCTGTGCGCCTGTGTCATCGTCATGTGCCGATGCTACCCGCCTCCGGTGGCGCGCCGGGCCGACGCCCCTAGCGTGGTTCGCGACGCACACCAGACGTGCCGGACGCCGGCCGTCGCGGCGCCTCGAAGGAGAAGCGAATGTCCGCGGTCGAGCACGAGACGCACCTGCCGGAGCGCGCCGTCGTCGAGGGGGACCCGTACCGCCTCGACCCGGCCGCCGTCCGCGAGCCCCCGACGACGTGGCGCGGCTCGCTGCGCTTCTTCGGCCCGGGGCTGATCATCTCCGCGTCCGTCGTCGGCGCGGGTGAGCTCATCACCGCCACGGCACTGGGCGCGCAGGCGGGCTTCGTCCTGCTGTGGCTCGTCGTGTTCTCCACGCTCGTGAAGGTCGCCGTGCAGGTCGAGATGGCGCGCTTCTCGATCGTCACGGGCGAGGGCGGGATGGAGGGCTACGCGACGGTCCCGCCGCGGTTCGGGCGCCTCAGCTGGGTCTTCCTCATGTGGGCGCTCATGGCGATCTCGAAGCTCGTCCAGACGGGCGGGCTGATCGGCGGCATGGCGGCCGCGCTCAGCATCCTGCTCCCGGTGGGATCGGGGCCGCTCGAGACGACGTCCCTGACGTTCTGGGCTGTCCTCGTGACGGTGATCGCCATCGCGACCCTCTACTCGAACCGCTACGGGCTGATCGAGAAGGTCGCCGTCTTCCTCACCATGACGTTCGTCGTGGTGACCGTCGTCATCGCGCTCGGGCTGCCGCTCACCGAGTACGCCTACTCGGGCGGCGACCTCGCGTCCGGCCTGTCGCTCAGCCTGCCGGTCGGCGCGATCGGCGTCGCGATCGCGATGTTCGGCCTGACGGGCGTGGGCTCGGAGGAGATCACGGCCTACACGTACTGGTGCCTCGAGAAGGGCTACGCGCGCTGGTCCGGCCCCAACGACGGGACGCCCGCGTACCGCCGTCGGGCGCTCGGGTGGATCGCCGTGATGCAGAAGGACGCGCTCGTCGCCTGGGTGATCTACACCCTCTCCACCATGTCGTTCTACGTCATGGGCGCGGCCGTGCTCCACCCGCAGGGCCTCGTGCCCGAGGGCAACGACATGATCCTCGTGCTGTCCCAGACGTACTCCAGCGTCCTGGGCGACTGGGGACGCATCCTCTTCCTCGTCGGCGCCCTGGCCGCGCTCGGCTCGACCATCTGGGCGGCCATCCCGTCGTGGTCGCGGTCCTGGGCCAACGCGCTCAGCATCCTGGGCGTCTTCGACTGGACGGACGCGCGCCGCCGCAACCGGTGGATGCAGTTCTTCATCGTCACGCTGCCGCTGATGTGGCTGCTGACGTTCCTGTGGATCGCCTCGCCGTTCATCATGATCCTGATCGGCGGCGTCGCGGGCGGCATCTTCCTCGCGGCCGTCGCGGTGGCTGCCTGGTACCTGCGCCGCACGCGCGTCGACCCGGAGCTGCGCGGCGGCCGGTTCTCCGCGATCGCGCTCGGGGTGAGCGGCATCGCGATCCTGCTCCTCGGCCTCTACAGCGCGCTGAGCGCGGCCGGCCTGCTGGAGATCGGCTGACGGGTGTCGCCGTCCCGGCCGGGGCTCGGTCCGGGCACGACCCGGCGAGTCCCGCGGTCACGGTCGGCAGCGTGACCCACGGCTGCGGCTGACGCACCCGGGTGTGCGGCGCCGCGGCGCGTGTCGTGGGCGGCGAGCGGCTGCCGCACGCTTAACCTGGAGACGCAGCAAGGGCCCCTCGGAATAGGCGTCCGAGGGGCCCTGCTGCGTGATCACCCACCGCGGCCCCGGTCTCCCGAGAGCTGCGACGCGCTCCGACGGTGCGCCGTGCGATCACACCGACTGGTCCGGTCTGGCCCACCGCGGCGTCGTCCGCGTGCCCCTCGGGTCTCCCCGCCGAGCTCCCGTCGGGTGTCCCCGTCGGGCTGGTCCTCCGTGCTCCTGCCGGCGGCTCGTGCGGCCCGCCTCACCCCGGCCCGCCCTGGTCCCGAGGGCGGTCACCGCCGGGTCTCCCCGGTGGTCACCACCCAGGTTCTCCCTGGCTGGCCGTCCGGGTCTCCCCGGTCGGTGCGGCGTTCCGTCCTTGCCGATGACGTAGTTCTAGACCCCCGCGAGGACCCGCCACAAGGGCTCTGGGGGACGAGTTCCTGACGTTCTTCTGCCCACAGGCTTGTCCACATGTCCACACGGTCGCGACCGCCTCGGCGCACAGACCTGTGCACAAAAGATGTGGACGAAGGGGGTCAACCCCGGACGTCGTAGTTCAGGTGGTGGGCCACGTCGTGCAGGAAGTAGTGCCCCAGCGAGAGGGCCGTGAAGGCCGAGCCGTTGCTGCGGTAGCCGGGCCGGCCCCAGTCGGCGTCGGACAGGCCGGTGAACGCCTCCGCGGCGCCGCGTGCGGCCGCGACCAGCTCCAGGGACACGGCAGCCGGGTCCTGCTCCCCGTACCGCTCGGCCACCGCCGTGGCGTCCTGGTCCCAGTTCTCGAAGCTCGGGCCGTCCTGCTCGCGGATGAGCCGCGCCCGCGCGGCGAAGACGTCGCAGACGTCGCGCACGTGACAGGCGTACTCCAGGGGCGACCAGACCTTCGGGACGGGCCGGCGGGCGACGTCGTCGCGTCGGAGCACGTCCTCCCAGCGCGTGGCGTACCCCATCAGGATCCCGGGGATCTCGTCGCCGGCGACGGCCTCGGGGTGGAAGCCGCAGTCGAGGCACGGTCGCTCGGTGACCCAGGTCCAGTCCTTGGTGTCCGGTTCGATCGTCTCGTCCGTCATGCCCGGAGAGTACCGCCGTGCTGCGGCACGAGGCGGCAGCGCTCCGCGACGCGCGGTGGGAGAATCGAGGTGTGCCGAAGATCATCGGTGGCTCCCTCACGGAGCACCGCGAGCAGACCCGCAACAAGCTGTTCGCTGCGCTCACCACGCTCATGAGCGACAGGGGGTTCGACGCGATCACGCTCGCGGACATCGCGGCGGCGGCGGGCATCGGTCGGACGGCGGTGTACAACCACTTCCCCGACAAGGAGTCGCTGCTCATCGCGTTCATCACGCACGAGACGGAGCAGTACGTCGCGACGCTCGAGCGGGCGCTCTCGGGCGTGACCGACCCGACCGAGCAGCTGCGCACGTACGTCCGCCAGCAGACCCAGCTCAAGCGCGTGTTCCACCTCGCCCCGGGACCCGATCTGCGCAGCGTGCTCTCGCGGGGCACCCGGGCCCAGCTGCGCGAGCACGCCGAGCTGGTCGAGGCGATCCTGCGGCGCATCCTCGAGGCGGGCATCGCGTCCGGCGCCTTCCCGCCGCAGCCGGTCGAGACGACCGTGCCGCTCATCAACGCCTGCCTCTCGAGCCGCGGCGTGCCCGACGAGGGCCCGGGCCGCGAGGCCGCGATCGCCGCGACGGAGACATTCGTGCTCCGGGCGGTCGGCGCCGCCTGACGCCCGCCGGCAGCGAGGCTTGAGCGCCCCGGCCGGGCGTGGTTCAGTGGCGTTCTGACAGCTCGTCAGGTCCCCGTCCCCCGGAGTGCCCATGGCCGCCGTCGCCGTCCACCCGCTCACGGACGGGCCGCTGTCCCTGCACCTGCGTGCCGCCACGCGCGCGGCCCACGACCGGGCGGAGCGCTCGGGCTTCGTCGAGGCCCTCATGGGCGGACGCCTGACGGTGGCCGCCTACGCCGAGCTGGCCGCCCAGCACCACGTGATCTACGGCGCGCTCGAGGCAGCCGAGCCCTTCGTCGGCGCCGACCCCGCCGGCGCGACCATGATCGTGCCCGGCCTGCAGCGCGTGCCCTCGATCGAGCGTGACCTGGCGGCGCTCGTCGGGCCACGCTGGCGTGAGGAGATCCCGGTGCTGCCGTCGACCGAGCGGTACGCCGCCCGGCTGCGCGACGTCGCGGGGACGTGGGTCGGCGGCTACGTCGCGCACGCGTACACGCGCTACCTCGGCGACCTCTCCGGCGGGCTGGCGATCAAGGCGATCCTCCAGCGCTCGTACGGCGTGCCCGACGAGGCCGTCAGCTTCTACACGTTCCCGACGATCCCCAAGCCGAAGCTCTTCAAGGACGAGTACCGCGCCCGCCTGGACGCCCTGCCGTTCGACGCCGCCGAGCGGGAGCGGGTCGCGGCCGAGGCCGCCGTCGCGTTCGAGCTCAACACGGCGCTCTTCGCCGAGCTCGGGGAGCGCCACCCGCCGCGCGCGTGATCCCACCGGGCCGCGGTCCCGGTTCGCGTGCGAGCCGCGGCCGCGTCGGCGTGCGAGGTCGGCGTGCGGGCCACGGCGACGTCGGCCAACCTGGGCGGATGTCGAACCTGAGCACCGCGATCGAGACCACCGCCGCTGCCGCTGAGGACCTCACCGAGGAGCTGGCGGACGCGCTGGGACGGCGGGGCTGGACGGTCGCCACGGCGGAGTCGCTGACCGCGGGGACCATCGGGACCGTCCTCGCGGCCGCCCCGCAGGCCACGACGTGGTTCCGCGGGACCATCGCGTGCTACTCGCCCGAGGTGAAGTACGGCCTGCTCGGGGTGCCGCGCGGACCCGTCGTCACGCAGGAGTGCGCGGCGGTGCTCGCGCGCGAGACCGCCCGCCTCCTGGGCGCGGACCTCGTGGTCTCGTGCACCGGGGTCGGCGGACCCGAGCCGGAGGAGGGCGAGCCGGCGGGCGCCGTGTGGTTCGGCGTCGCGTCGCCCGGCGGCTCGCACACCGAGAAGGAGGTCTTCGCCGGCGGACCGGCCGAGGTCCTCACCGCGACGACCGAGCACGCCCTGGCCCTCCTCCACCGCGCCGCCACGACAGGCCTCTGACCCGCCCGCCACCCACGGTCCACGGTCGGACCGGCACCGGCCGACGGGGAGCCCGAGCGGGCGCCGCGGACGGCATCGCGGAGGGCGGGCGGTGGTCAGCCGTGGAGCGGGAGGGTGAGGGTCGCCGGGCCGCCCGGGACGACGCGGACCGGCACGCCCCAGTCCTGCTGGTTGAGGTGGCACGCGGGGAACTCGATCGCCGGGTCCGCGTCGCACGACGCCGCCTGCGCCGTCACGTGCAGCACGCCTTCGGTGACCTCGGGGTTGACCCGGAGCACGCGCTCGAGCGGGACGTCGTCGCCCGCACCGTCGAGCAGCAGCCCGGGCGGCGTCGAGGACACGGTGAGGCGCGTCGAGGGTCCGTAGCGGTCGTCGTACTTCTGCCCGGTGGCCGGCGTGAAGACGACGTCGAGCCGCACCTCGCCCGCGCCGATCTCGCTGACGGGCCGCTGCGTGCGGTGCGCGCCGTGGTCGAGCAGCTCGCCCGCGAGCCGGGCCGGCAGGCGCAGGCGCGTCAGCCGATGGGCGGCGGACTCCACGACGAGCAGCTCGACGCCGCCGTCGTCGTGCACGTCGACGAGCAGGCCGCTGGGCTCGGCGAGGTCGCGCGCGAGCGTGGTGACCTCGCCGTCGCCGTCGGGCCCGACCGCGTAGCGCCGGACCGCGCCGTTGTAGGTGTCGGCGATCGCGACCGACCCGTCGGGCAGGACGGCGACGCCCAGCGGGTGCTGCAGCAGCGCCTGCGAGGCGGGCCCGTCGCGGTGGCCGAAGTCGAACAGCCCGGCGCCGACGGCGGTCCCGACGCGGGTCCCGGCGTCGTCGTGCTCCAGGAAGCGCAGCGCCGAGACCTCGGAGTCCGCGAGCCAGAGCCGCCCGTCGGCGCCGAGCGCGAGGCCCGACGTCTGCGCGAACCACGCCTCGCCCGCCGGGCCGTCGAGGAGGCCCTCGTTCATCGTCCCGGCGAGGTGCTCGATCGTGCCGGCGACCGGGTCGAACGCCCACAGCGTGTGGTTGCCGGCCATGGCGACGACGAAGGCGCCCAGCGGCGGGTACCAGGCGACGTCCCACGGCGAGGAGAGCTTGTGGCGCCGCGCCGGCTCGTCGTCGGCCGGCAGGACGTTGTCGGCCGCGCCCACCATGAACTGCTCGCCCGTCCCGGCGAGCGTGCGGACCGCGCCGTCCGCCAGGCGCACGCCGCGCAGCGCGTGGTTGACCGTGTCCGCGACGACGACGTCGTAGCCGAGCGCCTCGCGCAGGTCCTCGGGCACGAGCGCGAGGCCGTTGGGCTCGCTGAAGCGCGCGTCGTCGGGACCGCCGTCGACCAGGCCCCGCTCACCCGAGCCGATCCGGCGGACGAGCGTCTCGCCGTCGGGCTCCAGCAGGGCGAGCGAGTGGTGACCGGCGTCGGCGACGAGCAGGGTGCCGTCGGGCAGCCGCACGGCCTCGGCGGGGAAGCGGAGGGTCGTGGCGGACGCGGCGGGGGGCACGTACGGGCCGTCGCCCCGGTGCAGCGTGCCCTTGGCCTCGTGCTCTGCGACGAGCTCGCGGACCAGGACGGCGAGGTTGTGCTTGTGCCCCTCGCCGGCCATGTGGGCGACGATGTAGCCCTCCGGGTCGACGACGACGAGCGTCGGCCAGGCGCGCGCGCTGTACGCGGACCAGGTCGTCAGCTCGGGGTCGTCCAGGACGGGGTGCCGCACCTCGTAGCGGTCCACGGCGGCCGCGAGCGCGACCGGGTCGGCCTCGTGGACGAACTTCGGCGAGTGCACGCCGACGATCACCAGGACGTCGCGGTGCTCCTCCTCGAGCTCGCGCAGCTCGTCCAGCACATGCAGGCAGTTGACGCAGCAGAACGTCCAGAAGTCGAGCAGCACGATCTTGCCGCGGAGGTCCGCGAGCGCGACGTCCCGACCGCCGGTGTTGAGCCAGCCCCGACCGACGAGCTCGGACGCGCGGACGCGGGGCAGGCGGCGGGCGCTCGTCTCGGTCACACCGGTAGTGAACCCGAAACGCCCGGCCTCCGTTCCCGTCGTCCGGTCAGTGAGGCGGGCTGCCGGCCCCGGCGGGCCCGTCGCCGTGCTCGGCACCCGACGCCCGTTCGGGCCTTCCCTCGGGTGGCAAGGAACGCGACACTGTGGTGCCGTCGGACCGCCGCGGCGGATTCTAGGGAGAGTCTCGTGTTCCGTCGGGTCGCCGCAGTCCTCGCCGTCCTCCTCCCGGCGCTGGTCCTCATCGCACCGTCGCCGTCCCAGGCCGCGGGCGACGTCATCACGGGCGTGGTGTACGACACCCACCGGGTCCCCCTCAACGGCATCCGCGTCGAGCTGGTCACCGTCGATGAGGAGGGCACCGTGACGGGCGTGCTGGCGAGCGCCACCACCGCCGGGGACTCGAGCACGCCCGGTGGGCCCGGCTTCTTCACCCTCCAGCACTCCCGCACCGTCCCGTGGCGCGCGACCGTGCGCGCGGTGGACCCGTCCGGCGAGCTGATCACCACCTACGACAGCAACTCCCGCACCCATCCGTTCTGGGGCGAGTGGGTCGATGCGGCCCCCGAGCCGACCACCTACCGCATCCCGGAGGCCGTCATCCTCACGATGGGTGCGCCCGGCCGCTACCTGCCGCTCGACCCCCGACGGGTGTACGACAGCCGCACCGACGACGACCGGCGGCCGTTGCGACGGGGTGAGTTCCTGACCGTGGAGCTGCCCTACACGCCCGGCGACGTCGTCGCGGCCGCCGTCAACATCACGACCACGCAGACGAGCTGCGCCACGACCTACATCGCCCAGGCGTCGCACGTGGTCGGTTACCCCTGGGGTGCCGACTCGAGCATCGTCAACGCGCGCGCCGGCGCCGACGTCGCGAACCACACCGTCCTCGCCACGTCTCGGAACGAGGAGATCAACAGGATGGTCCTCTACAACCACCTGTGCGAGACGCACATGGTGGTCGACCTGGTGGGCGTCTACGCACAGGACGCCCCGGGCTTCGCCGGGTACCAGCCGGCGACACCGGAGCGGGTGCTGGACACACGGGTCGACGTCGGAGCGCTCGGGCCGCGCGAGGCGCTCGAGGTGCCGATCACGGCGCTCGCCACCGACGCGCCGGCCGATGCGGTCGCGGTCGCGGTCAACGTCACGGCGACGGCCGGGACCGCGCCCACCTCGTACCTGTCCGTGTACGAGGCCGGAGACCCGTACGGGTGGGAGACCAGCACCCTCAACGCGTACCGCGGGGCCGACGTCGCCAACCTCGCCGTCGTCCCGCTGTCCGACGACGGAGCGATCGAGGTCTACAACAACAGCGGGAACCAGCACGTCGTCCTCGACGTGCAGGGCTGGTACACGCAGACGGACGGCCTCTCCTTCTGGCCGATGGACCACCGTCGGACCGCATCGAGCGAGGGCCCGGCGCTCGGCCCGGGCGCCACCCGGGTCACGACGGACCCCGGTCGTGGGATCGAGGCGCCGGCCGGCGCCCAGGCCGTGCTCCTCAACCTGACGAGCACCCGCGCGACGAGCCCGACGACGTTCGTGACCGCCCACCCCTCCGGCCAGGCACGGCCCTTCACCAGCAACGTGAACGCCCGGCGGGGCATCGACCTCGCCAACAGTGCCGTCGTCGGTCTCGGAGTCGACGGGGGCTGGGCGCTGTACAACAACGCCGGCTCGGTGCGGCTCCTCGAGGACGTCGCGGGATGGTTCGCCCCGAGCAAGGACGACTGAGCACCACGAGCGCGGAGCAGAGACGCGGCGGCGAGCCCTCCGCGTCCTGAAGGGGCTCGCCTTCTAGCGGCGCCGCGGTCGGGTCGGGCTCAGCTCGCGCGGACCGCGCCCACCACGCGCACGTCGACGGGCACGCCGTCGACCCGGTCGGGCACCCCCGTGCGGTCGCCGGGGTGCTCGACGTTCACGCGGAGCGCGTAGCCGTCGCCGTCGGGCCGGACGCCGATCCCGCGCACGCCCTCGTGCCCGGACAGGGCAGCGCGCAGGTGGGACTTGGCGGTCCGCGCCTCGTTCAGGTCGGCCATGGAGCACCTCGGGGTCGGCGAGCCCGGGGGCTCGCGCTGCGGCGGGGGGACCCGCGCCGGGGCCGGACTCAGCCCACCAGCTCCGCCTCGAGGGCCTCGAGGACCGCGCCGATCGGGTTGAGGTACGTCAGCCCGGTCCCATTCTCGCCCCCGCTCTCGCTCCCGGCAAAGAGGAGGCCGACGGCGGCCGCCGCACCGCCGTCCGGCAGGTAGACCAGCGAGCCGCTGTCGCCGCCGCGCGAGAACGGTCCCGACCCGAGCCCCTCGACCTCGATCTGGTCGTCGAAGGACAGCTCCCCCAGCTCCGCGCCGTAGCCCACGACGACGTCGTCCAGCTCGATCGCGGTGACCCTCCCGCGGGTCACGCCCGTGGTGCGGCCGATCTTCTCGACCTCCTCGGCGCCCAGCACCGGGGCCGTCGTCGTGACCGGGCCCGCCGGGTAGGTGGCATCGACGTCGGCGTCGTCCAGCGCGGCGACCGCCGCGTCGACCAGGGCCGTGGTGCCGGGGACGAGGGGGACGAAGGCCGCGAGGGTGCCGACGCGGTCGCCCGGGTCCTGCCCGCCGTCCGCGGGACCCGGCTGCAGGACGGCGTCGCCCACGGACGCCGAGGGCGACCCGACCAGCACGTGGTAGTTCGACAGCGCGTGGAGGCGGCCCGCGACGGTCACGAACGCGCCCAGGGTGCCCGCGCTGACGTCGACGTGCGCGATGGAGATGCCCGGACGCAGCGGCCGCACGCGGCCGGTCTCGCCGACCGCCTGCGCGCTGACCACCGGCGGACGGGGGCCGCCGACCGACCGGGGCCGCGCGACGGGCGGGGCCGCGCCACCGGCCGCGACGGCGCGGATGCGCCCGGTCCGCCGGACGTCGACCGCGGGCCCGACCTGCTCGACCACCCGCCGCGCGACCATGCGCGCCGAGGGCACCCCGAGGCGGTACCGCACCGCGAGGCCGTAGCCGCCGTCGGGCTGCGGCGCGAGGCCGAGCGCGACGCCGGCGCGCGGACCCGCGGCGCTGCTGGCGACCTGCCGCTCCGCGAGCTCGCGGACGTAGGCCGCCACCTCGGCCTTGGTGCGGCGCGCCTCGTCGAGGTCCCAGCCGCCCGTCCCCGTCGCGCTCGCTACCCTGCCGCTCGTCGTCCTGCCGCTCACGCATCCCCCTGTCGACACCGTGCGCCGAGTGTGCCGGGCGCCACCGACACCCGTACGGTGACGGCAGCGACCGTGCGGCGTCCACCACCTGTCCACCGCCGTCGCAGACACCCAGGAGGTACTGGTGCGGATCGAGCTCCCCCTCGACGAGGTGCTCACGCTCGCCACGACGCAGGGCGTCGTGCCGCCGTTCGTCCACGGCCTGCGCGCCGACGGCGAGACGCTGCGCCTGCGCGTCGACGCGGCGGAGGTCATGGGCCGCTCCGGAGGTCTGGGCCGCCTGCTCGGCGGGCTCGCCGGCGAGGTCCCGATCACGGCCCGCTTCACGGGCTGGGCCGACGGCGTGGTCACGCTCGCGGTCACCGCGGAGAGCCGCGGGATCCCGCTGCACCGCTTCATGCCGCTCGTCGAGAACAAGATCCGCGAGCGCCTGCGCGCGGCCGGCCTGCCGGACGGCGTGGTCGAGGTACGCACCGGCCCGAGCGACCCGGTCATCGCGGTCGACACGCGCCGGCTCCTCGCGGCGAAGGTGGCGGGCGTCGTGGTCACGGACGTGCGCGTGCACGACGCGACGCTCCACGTCGCGGCCGTGCTCGACCCCGAGGTGCCGTTCCGCCTGCTCTGACCGCACCTGCCCGAAGGTGCGGAGCATGGTGCTGGTGGGACCCGTGGGGCCCACGGGAGTCACCTGCGCCACTCTGGTCACACCCGTCACATGCTCCGCACATTCCGCCGGGGCCGACGCGCGGCGAGGCCAGGGCGGGTCGTCAGCCGGTGCTCGCGGGGGCCGCGCCCGGGGGCGGCTCGCCCACGACGTCGACCGCGCGCGGCTCGTAGGGCTCTCGCGTCACGTCGGCCCGCTCGATGCGCGAGAGCCGGAACCAGCGCACGGCATCGCGGTCCGGATCCCAGGCGATGACGTTCCACCGGCCCCGCGCGTGGGCGAGCAGGATCGGCTCGACGTGGCGGCGCGTGACGGCCCCCGTCGCGGACCGGTAGCGGATCGCGAGCACGAGGTGCCGGCCGAGCGACTCCTCGACGGCGCGCAGCACGGCCGGCGCCGCCACCGGCTCGTCCGCGCCCGTCCCGGGCACCCGGCCGTCGAGCCAGATCCGGCCGGCGAGCTCGCCCGCGCGCTCCCGGTCGCCCGGTCCGAGGGCGTCGAAGACCTTGCCGCGCGCGGCGGCCCCGTCGGCGGAGAACGGGCTGCCCGGCGGGAGCGCCGCGAGCGCGACCGCCACGGCGACGGCCTGCGCGGGCGTGAAGTTCACGGGCGGGAGCGAGGCGACGCTGTCCAGCACGTAGCCGCCCCCCGGGCCGGCCTGCGCCCAGATGGGCAGCCCCGCCTGCTGGAGGGCAGAGACGTCGCGCTTGACGGTCCGCTCGCTGACCTCGAGCAGGCAGGCGAGCCGCGGGCCGGAGGTGCCGGCCGGTCCGGCGCGGCGCAGCTCCTCGGCGACGGCGTAGAGGCGCTCGGTCCGGTTCACGCCACCTCCTCAGGTCCCGCGGCAATGGTGACAGACCGGTGTCACCGAGGCGGCCCGAGACTCGTGCCATGACTCTCCCCACCCCTGCGCCCGCTGCGGCCGCGCCCGCCGTCCACGTCGTCCTCGTCCCCGGCTTCTGGCTCGGTGCGTGGGCATGGGACCGCGTGGTCCCGGGGCTGCGCGCCGCCGGCTTCGTCCCGCACGCCGTCACGCTGCCGGGCCTCGAGAGCGCCGACGCCGACCGCTCCGGCCTCACGCTCGACGACCACGTCGACGCCGTGCTCGACCTCGTGGCCGCGCTCGACGGCGACGTCGTGCTGGTGGGGCACAGCGGCGGCGCCGTGGTGGTCCAGCACGTGGTGGACCGGGTCCCGGACCGCGTCCGGCGCGTCGTCTACGTCGACGCCGGACCGCTGAGCGCGGGCCACGCGATCGCACCGGACGCGTCCGGCGCCGACCACCCGCTGCCGTCGTGGGAGCAGCTCGCCGAGCAGGGCAGCAGCGCGACGGGCCTGGACGACGCGCTGCGCGCCGAGCTCGAGAACCGCGCGGTGCCCCACCCGGCGGGCGTCGCCAACGCCCCGGCCCGGCGGGGCGACGCCCGCCGCCTCGCGGTCCCCGTCACGGTGGTCTGCACGAGCATCCCGTCGCCGGTGCTGCAGGACCTCGTGGCGGCGGGGCACATGCCGACGGACCTGCCCGAGAGCCACGACGTCACCTACGTCGACCTGCCCACCGGGCACTGGCCGATGCTGTCGCGGCCGGACGACCTCGCCGCGGCCGTCGCGGCGGCCGCGCGCGCCTGACGCCGCGCCGACGGCACCGGCCGCACCGCACGCCGAAAGATCTTGAA is a genomic window containing:
- a CDS encoding metalloregulator ArsR/SmtB family transcription factor yields the protein MTMTQAHSDAGTDGLGRADDAGLDAASCLFRGLADPSRLAILRHLALGEHRVVDLTAHLGLAQSTVSQHLACLRDCGLVTARPQGRASVYSLAHPDATQALLAAAEQLLALTGDAVVLCSTYGSRR
- a CDS encoding Nramp family divalent metal transporter, whose product is MSAVEHETHLPERAVVEGDPYRLDPAAVREPPTTWRGSLRFFGPGLIISASVVGAGELITATALGAQAGFVLLWLVVFSTLVKVAVQVEMARFSIVTGEGGMEGYATVPPRFGRLSWVFLMWALMAISKLVQTGGLIGGMAAALSILLPVGSGPLETTSLTFWAVLVTVIAIATLYSNRYGLIEKVAVFLTMTFVVVTVVIALGLPLTEYAYSGGDLASGLSLSLPVGAIGVAIAMFGLTGVGSEEITAYTYWCLEKGYARWSGPNDGTPAYRRRALGWIAVMQKDALVAWVIYTLSTMSFYVMGAAVLHPQGLVPEGNDMILVLSQTYSSVLGDWGRILFLVGALAALGSTIWAAIPSWSRSWANALSILGVFDWTDARRRNRWMQFFIVTLPLMWLLTFLWIASPFIMILIGGVAGGIFLAAVAVAAWYLRRTRVDPELRGGRFSAIALGVSGIAILLLGLYSALSAAGLLEIG
- a CDS encoding DinB family protein; this encodes MTDETIEPDTKDWTWVTERPCLDCGFHPEAVAGDEIPGILMGYATRWEDVLRRDDVARRPVPKVWSPLEYACHVRDVCDVFAARARLIREQDGPSFENWDQDATAVAERYGEQDPAAVSLELVAAARGAAEAFTGLSDADWGRPGYRSNGSAFTALSLGHYFLHDVAHHLNYDVRG
- a CDS encoding TetR/AcrR family transcriptional regulator, with product MPKIIGGSLTEHREQTRNKLFAALTTLMSDRGFDAITLADIAAAAGIGRTAVYNHFPDKESLLIAFITHETEQYVATLERALSGVTDPTEQLRTYVRQQTQLKRVFHLAPGPDLRSVLSRGTRAQLREHAELVEAILRRILEAGIASGAFPPQPVETTVPLINACLSSRGVPDEGPGREAAIAATETFVLRAVGAA
- a CDS encoding heme oxygenase (biliverdin-producing) translates to MAAVAVHPLTDGPLSLHLRAATRAAHDRAERSGFVEALMGGRLTVAAYAELAAQHHVIYGALEAAEPFVGADPAGATMIVPGLQRVPSIERDLAALVGPRWREEIPVLPSTERYAARLRDVAGTWVGGYVAHAYTRYLGDLSGGLAIKAILQRSYGVPDEAVSFYTFPTIPKPKLFKDEYRARLDALPFDAAERERVAAEAAVAFELNTALFAELGERHPPRA
- a CDS encoding CinA family protein, yielding MSNLSTAIETTAAAAEDLTEELADALGRRGWTVATAESLTAGTIGTVLAAAPQATTWFRGTIACYSPEVKYGLLGVPRGPVVTQECAAVLARETARLLGADLVVSCTGVGGPEPEEGEPAGAVWFGVASPGGSHTEKEVFAGGPAEVLTATTEHALALLHRAATTGL
- a CDS encoding NHL domain-containing thioredoxin family protein, with amino-acid sequence MTETSARRLPRVRASELVGRGWLNTGGRDVALADLRGKIVLLDFWTFCCVNCLHVLDELRELEEEHRDVLVIVGVHSPKFVHEADPVALAAAVDRYEVRHPVLDDPELTTWSAYSARAWPTLVVVDPEGYIVAHMAGEGHKHNLAVLVRELVAEHEAKGTLHRGDGPYVPPAASATTLRFPAEAVRLPDGTLLVADAGHHSLALLEPDGETLVRRIGSGERGLVDGGPDDARFSEPNGLALVPEDLREALGYDVVVADTVNHALRGVRLADGAVRTLAGTGEQFMVGAADNVLPADDEPARRHKLSSPWDVAWYPPLGAFVVAMAGNHTLWAFDPVAGTIEHLAGTMNEGLLDGPAGEAWFAQTSGLALGADGRLWLADSEVSALRFLEHDDAGTRVGTAVGAGLFDFGHRDGPASQALLQHPLGVAVLPDGSVAIADTYNGAVRRYAVGPDGDGEVTTLARDLAEPSGLLVDVHDDGGVELLVVESAAHRLTRLRLPARLAGELLDHGAHRTQRPVSEIGAGEVRLDVVFTPATGQKYDDRYGPSTRLTVSSTPPGLLLDGAGDDVPLERVLRVNPEVTEGVLHVTAQAASCDADPAIEFPACHLNQQDWGVPVRVVPGGPATLTLPLHG
- a CDS encoding S1 family peptidase yields the protein MSGRTTSGRVASATGTGGWDLDEARRTKAEVAAYVRELAERQVASSAAGPRAGVALGLAPQPDGGYGLAVRYRLGVPSARMVARRVVEQVGPAVDVRRTGRIRAVAAGGAAPPVARPRSVGGPRPPVVSAQAVGETGRVRPLRPGISIAHVDVSAGTLGAFVTVAGRLHALSNYHVLVGSPSASVGDAVLQPGPADGGQDPGDRVGTLAAFVPLVPGTTALVDAAVAALDDADVDATYPAGPVTTTAPVLGAEEVEKIGRTTGVTRGRVTAIELDDVVVGYGAELGELSFDDQIEVEGLGSGPFSRGGDSGSLVYLPDGGAAAAVGLLFAGSESGGENGTGLTYLNPIGAVLEALEAELVG
- a CDS encoding YafY family protein, translated to MNRTERLYAVAEELRRAGPAGTSGPRLACLLEVSERTVKRDVSALQQAGLPIWAQAGPGGGYVLDSVASLPPVNFTPAQAVAVAVALAALPPGSPFSADGAAARGKVFDALGPGDRERAGELAGRIWLDGRVPGTGADEPVAAPAVLRAVEESLGRHLVLAIRYRSATGAVTRRHVEPILLAHARGRWNVIAWDPDRDAVRWFRLSRIERADVTREPYEPRAVDVVGEPPPGAAPASTG
- a CDS encoding alpha/beta fold hydrolase translates to MTLPTPAPAAAAPAVHVVLVPGFWLGAWAWDRVVPGLRAAGFVPHAVTLPGLESADADRSGLTLDDHVDAVLDLVAALDGDVVLVGHSGGAVVVQHVVDRVPDRVRRVVYVDAGPLSAGHAIAPDASGADHPLPSWEQLAEQGSSATGLDDALRAELENRAVPHPAGVANAPARRGDARRLAVPVTVVCTSIPSPVLQDLVAAGHMPTDLPESHDVTYVDLPTGHWPMLSRPDDLAAAVAAAARA